The Alnus glutinosa chromosome 1, dhAlnGlut1.1, whole genome shotgun sequence region gggtgTCAACTTTTGTGTACATTTGTTATGCCTTGAcagaaatttattattatttgatttgtataaaatttaatacaaCCTACaaataagagtgacatgtgtcatttaaatatgtaaaaaatacatatttactTCTCACGtgttaatcttatatgtgggttatatgaaatttcttacaaattagtttgtaagaaatttttgccCTATATATTAATAGTTTGTActttttacaatttaaaaaacacatgtCACTTCTAGAGCCTAGAGCTAGTTTGTAAGAGTTTTTTAAAAGCTAGTTTGTAGAAAAATTGTGTCCGTCCAGGAATAAAGTTTGAAGCCTTTTAACGAATCTCAAAATCTTGAAcattaaaccctaaaccctattcTGAccttgtttgttaattttttttttctttttatttttaaaataaaaacattagcatgcaatttaaaatataaaacacttcaaaccttttttatatatgtatatcacgttaaaaaaaatttccaaacaaaaaagaaaagagaagaaaaacacATCAACAAATGAATTGAAGCTTTTAGATTGAACAAATTTGAATGAAATCTATTTTGAAAGACACTAGAAAGGGGATCGTTTGGACATAGCAGATCCAATTCTGTCTATGGAAGGTACTGAGAAATGAGAATCTTCTCCGCAACAATTCCAGCCGCGCTTGCTCGTCACGTCTTTCCAATTTGAGAATACCTTCCATGAAGATGAGCCATAAACCTCTTATTTTATAGTAGCTAACTATAAGTAGACAAgtcattaaaaacaaaaaaatacaataaatatgaaaacacttaattttttaaagcaaattgaagattgaagatttttaGACACTTCACCAGAATATGGTGGCTTTGGGTGGTGGTCTTTTCCCCTTGATTTTATATTTCCTCAGTTTTCTTAGCAAATCTAGTGGGGTGATGGGgtatttgcaaggaagaaaactaaaaaagtgcTATTTTGTCAATTAGTTTTGTTTTCTTGGTAGATCCAGCCGAATGCTGGCACCGAAATCCACGGAGTCACCGCCGGAATACGCCAGAGTCCATAGCCGTAATCCGCCTCTTGGAGCTTGTTCTTGTCAAGGAGTTTTGATGGGTagttgagaatctcaaatttggAGTTGAAAAAGATTGTGAAGGATTAAATTCTAAGAGTTTTTGGGTTTGGGAGGGTGAGGAAAAACATGGGTTGGGCTGTTTTGAGAAAGAGCTTGTGAAGGCTATTAATGGTGGTGATACATAGCTTAGAGGAATGAAGTTTGAAGAATGGAAGATAGACGAGCACAGAGTCATGGTGGCAGTAATATTTGACTGGTTTGGATGGCTGGTTTGGTTGAAAGATCCGGTGTTTTTATcctatttttttgttataatattttttctgatGTGTCAAATTTTTACTGGATACTATAAAAGTAGTATTTTACAACCCATCCTTATAGAAGGGACTCTCTTCTAATTTTTCTTTGCAAACGCTCCTATCCCAATAGTTTCATACAGTAAGCCAAATTTTCATCGCATGgcctaattaatataataatatttttaatgaattattttattttttgtaattgatatatatatatatatatatatatatatatatgtattttcatgaattattttacttttttgtaaTTGATATATATCTatctaaacaaataataaaagaaacaataaaatcaTTGTATTGACAATTAAACATGCAATGAGTAGTTCAATCGGTTGGAGATCACGTCTCATAAAGTAGAggttactagtttgaatcccttctcctcctcttgtgtggacatgtaaaaaaaaataaaattaaacacacAATATCATATTGCTCGgagagaatttttatttatatttttaaaaaagaaaatgaacagtAATAAATACGTgaaaataatgtaaaaatatgttattttaagttttgaGATATTATtatatgggatttttttttctttttctttttcttttttgttgggaaATTTTGGTGGTCCGCGTACGGGCTTTTCAGTTTAATTAAAGGCTTCAATAGCTTCCAGgaaatttgtcattttattttgtttagacAATATTACCCTTCTCCGGTTTCGTGGCCATTTCGTCCCCACGCGCTTTTCTCTCCTATAAATACCGGATAgaatttgtaaataattttgtctTTATTACGATTCTCCGAGCCCTGTTTTCCCTCGAAGTTCGGACCTCAGAGTTCTGAAGGTGAGCAAGCACATTTATATGAATTCAGGGAACTGTAGCTAATTTCCCGCTTTCTTTTGCCCGTATGCACTTCGATCTCAGAGATACCACTGCACCAGTGTGCAACATTCCTTGAAAATTCGCTCTGTGATGGATCACTGAGAGGCTTTCGTAATTTATAGATACGATTCTGATTTATGTATTTGCTGTAAATCACACGCATGACCTTAAATATTCTAATTTGTATGTATTCAATTGTTTTTTCCTGGTGTTCTATTCACTtcctatttttttaatgaattgtgTATAATATAATTTTGGCCTCAGAAGTTCTGGTTGTtgaattattttaattgaaCAAGAGTTGTTTACTAGTAATTTATATGGTTGACCACTTCAACGTTGAATTTTTGTGCTGTTCAGGTTGAATGGTATTTGCTTTGCTTCTTAACATGTAATTTTGTGTAGATCATAAAATTTTTTAGgataacttcacttataattctcggtcttttattacttttaaaaaaaggttttaaaatatcaatttagagttttcatctttcaatttttttttttttttaattttaatgatccgttagaattttccgctacattttgtcaaaaatttcaaagtacccctattttttttatgggaaaaaaaaaaaaaaaattgctgagatttaggtattggtcagaatttaatagaatttacaaaaatacctatatCTGAATCTCTGAAAATTTgagtacatttttttaaaagtgatgaaagatcaagggctataattgaagttttcccaaatTTGTATATGATTCTCTTGGGCTGTTTCTGTATTCTCTTTATCTTTGGAAACATTTGGGTTCATTGAAAACCTTGATTACGAGTTGAGCTTGAACTTTCTTCTCTAGATTGCAGGTGAATTATTGCTGTTTCCTTGTCTTCCAGATGATCTCAATCCATGGCTTATGTTGATGTAAATCTAGACAGTTTTAGGATGTGTATGTTATTGATACATCATATATGGAAGGAGAATATATGCGTTAGGCTGTTACTTATTGTTTAGATCTCTGAGATTAGGGGATAAAGAGTTCTAGTATCTTCCAGTTTCATGGTTAGAGTGGCATGAGCTTTATGAATTCACTGTTGAGTattgttcttctttggcaaTTTCATTGAGAGGCTGCTTGTTGATTTTTGGTTATAACAGGCGGTTCTGAACACGCTGCCTGGCTGAGCATTATGGGGTTGCTTCTTTAAGATGAAGTCAACCCATCTTAAATTCAGTGCTATTATAATTGTTGCAGCATGAAATGTTCTTTGTCGACCATTTCGTTGCTAGGTTGCTTGATGATATTGTTTTAATGGCTCCCAGAAACAACCGGGCTGATCTGATGTCATTGATGACTATATAAGTTTGGTCAATGTTTGTTTGGTCATCAAtctgaaaatatgatttcttcACAGCGACTTCATGTTAAAGTGTTTTTCTAAACTTGTCttgttataattatatttacgaAATCTCTATTTGTCTTatactttttctttatattatctGCCGATGCATATTGTTGGTTTATTCTTTCCTTTTAATTAGCAATGAGTTTGACTAAAGGCAAGCTTTGTGGCTTGTTCTATTAGATGGTGAGATAGAATTGCTTGGTCCCGCTGCTACCTGGggaagtggttttttctcttagTATATATAGTGCTTCTTTCATATAACCAGAATCAGATTGAAATTGATTGGCTTTAGATATCATTAGAAAAAAGGTAACATCATTTATCCTTTTtgatcctttttttctttccccaaaaattttaaaaacgatTGATGTTTTCCATTTTTGGTTTTGCCATCCTGGTTGGAGGCTGTATGACATGTTGCGTTTTATTTGAATGAGTGACCCAAGCTTAAATGTTAAGCAACTGTTATGAGGCTTTTGAGTTTCTGAAATTGTGGTTCTTCTTTTGTTACAGTTGGAGATCGCTTACTTCTAGCAATATTGAAGGACTAGTACCTTTTGcctactaaatttttattttattttatttttgagatttcAGACTATTAGTGACATTTTTATATCTGAACTTGTTGCAAGTTGTTGATTATGGTTAAAGGATGTGGTCACGATCTCgttgaaaaattaattatgtaatTAGTTGCACTTGCAGGTTGATataattcttcttttttctttttctcaaatattttctgttttcatctttttctaaCTGTCTGGAAACCAATTGAGtcactattttcttttaagGAGGCTTTCATGCAGGTGCAGTAAGGAAGTAACAGTTATTTACAATTAAATCAATTAGCATGTGGAGATTTGTGTTTTTTCGTCTATTATTGAAGGTTGTTGTGGTTATTGTTGTATTCATTTATTTATGtaggcttctttttttcttttttttcatctctTCCATGAGGACTGCATACCTTTTTAAATCTTTTACCAATTGTGCATGTTCAAGATTGCTTTTATATTATAATTGTTTTCATAACTGTTTCTATActttgtagaataaaaatggGGCAAGTTTTCTGCTGTGTTCAAGTGGACCAGTCAAATGTAGCTATCAGAGAAACTTTTGGGAAGTTTGACGATGTGCTTGAGCCTGGTTGTCACTGTATGCCTTGGATTTTCGGCACGCAGATAGCTGGCCATCTCACTTTGCGTTTGCAGCAGCTGGATGTTCGATGTGAAACAAAGACGAAGGTCTGTTGcatatatttttccttattctctttctctctctctctctctctcgggagTTTACCAGGAACATGTACTATTATATGAGAGCCACAGAGTGTCATTGGGTCCTAGGgttgtttaattgtttttagATTTTAGCAATGATGTGAAGAGCATCATATACTTTGGAAAGTATATGGGAAAACAAAGGTAATATTATAAGTTAGCATTCACAAaactgtttttgttgtatagcaaTCTGAAAGAGTAAAAAGATCAATTTGTCTGGGTATAaagttcttttatttattttctggggGCTTGCAGCAAAGGAATTCAAAACTGACTTAAAAGAATTAGTATCATACAGACTTTGCAAGACTTGTTTGATTTCTGATGTGGTAACAATGTACTTGATTGTTGCCAAGTCATGACTGTCTGCTGAATTGATTTAGAAGGTGGCTTATTTGAATCTAAAGTATGAGTGTTATTTAGACCACAACactatctcttttttcttttctttttcaattttaaactaTTTATATGCTTGGAAGTGTGATTTGTCAGTTCTGATCCATGGTATCTTGTCAGGATAATGTCTTTGTTACTGTTGTTGCATCTATTCAATACCGGGCTATAGCAGACAAGGCTTCAGATGCTTTCTACAAACTCAGCAACACCAGAGGACAAATCCAATCCTATGTTTTTGATGGTATGGATGTGTCACTTGACCTTTAAAGTTACCGTGTTTGTTGTTTCAGTCTCCGTAATGAATTAAAGAAACTTATATTCTGCATTACTACAACATGTCCCATGGCCCAGGTCCATCAGAGAGATGTTTCTGAGAAGTCTGGACTTCTTTCTAGCTTAATGTTGGTTTCTCAAGGTTTATGCTGACACAATTGAACTGTATATTTTTAGTGAAACAACTATTCTAGAGTAATTGTTTATTGTTGTAGCATTCTTCATGACTTGAATGATATTCTTTCTTGGACTTGGAAAAGTGGTTTAATAGCCAAAAAATTAATCTTAAAAAGGTTCTAAAACTTGTGATCTGACGTAAAGTATTATGAGGATCAATAAAATGCAAAGAGAATCAGAAGAGAATATCTTTGAGGTTGAGAAAAGCTTCAGTCACGACTGATGCATATTCATCTTTGTTATGAGAGATCATAATTTACGTTGGAGATAGTTCTAGCGTACCTATTTGCAGATCACACTTTGGAGAAACTAACATGCTTGTATCTCTGTTTAGTTATTAGGGCAAGTGTTCCAAAGTTGGAGCTGGATTCTGTTTTTGAACAGAAGAATGAAATAGCTAAAGCTGTGGAACAGGAACTAGAAAAGGTATTTCTCTGTGCTGAATTGGTTTGGAACTAGCTATGTTACTTGAACTAaatcctttttttgttttttaatatcttTGAATTTTATATGCATAGGCCATGTCAGCATATGGGTATGAGATAGTTCAGACTCTTATTGTGGATATTGAACCAGATGAGCATGTGAAGAGGGCAATGAATGAGATAAATGCTGGTATAATTTGCTTATCTTTTCAAACTGGATCGTGtcttttcctcctcctcctttttttttgttcttttatcttAAATAAGAATTAACttggccaaaattattttttgaaacatATAATTGAAATTATCAAAGTAGCTACCTGTCATAAACCTTTACATGAGAGGTTTTCACAcgattttttgtttgtttgttgtatATTGTTGATCTTCTATTTGTTGCCATCACTGACTGATTGCGGCATTGGGTGTTGAAATTCTTTTTTACTATCTTTGACTGATGGGGACCTTCTTGGTAAGCCCAGAATGGTTCTGATTGGATGTCTAGAAATTGAACACCTTGAAATTGTACCAACCTACATTTTCTGAGCACTCTATTCTTATTGTCTGAAAGTTTCAAGTCATAGCATTTACTATAATATTCATTCAGACATTACCCACCTTTGGGACATATTTTTTCCCATGATAAACACTTGGACCATTCAAGTGGAAACTGAAAATGATTGAATAGAACGTGCCTTGAATAGATAATTAATTCTGAAATTAGTACCAATCGccattaatttacttttctataccCAAGACATGCACTTGATAAAGAGGCTGTGTTCAATCACTTTAGCTTGTTTATTAAATTTTCTGCAGAATGTCTGATatgccttttaattttttaattaatagcTGCTAGAATGAGGGTGGCTGCAAATGAGAAAGCGGAAGCAGAGAAGATATTGCAGATCAAGCGTGCCGAGGGAGATGCTGAATCGAAATATCTGGCTGGGCTTGGCATAGCTCGGCAGCGTCAGGCCATTGTAGATGGGCTGAGGGACAGTGTGCTTGCTTTCTCTGTGAATGTACCTGGAACCACATCAAAGGATGTGATGGACATGGTTCTAGTGACTCAATACTTCGACACAATGAAAGAAATTGGCGCATCCTCAAAGTCAAACTCTGTTTTCATCCCACATGGACCAGGTGCTGTGAGAGACGTTGCTGCACAGATTAGAGACGGCCTCCTCCAAGGAAATGCAACTCGGGATTAATGTTTTAAGCCTGGCATACATGTTGGAGGGTTGGCTTCTCTGACTTTATATGAAGGGATTGGTGCTATGATCCTAGTCTGCTTGTCTTATTCTTCCTATTTgtctctttcttccttttgaATTAATTACGTGATAAGTATGCTAGTGTTTTACAACTAAAAAATATGGTGTATATTTGTTGGTGAGATTGGCCATAGTATTCTGTATAGTATTAAATTGCATAGAATTGGGTAATTTTGTGGTATCCTCTGGAACGATTTGTTATTTTGTAACTGTTGTCTGGATTGCTCTGAGAACAAGCGAAAGCTGTGCTCATTGaggttatttttatattttgagaaGTAAACCTGTCCCCATTTTCTTTGCTTGGTGAGAATGCATGCGAACGAGGTGCATGATTTAAAAGGcttaaaaaaacagttttagtCGTTTTGGGAGCTTTATACCTATGAATCAACATTCTTGTGGGATGTATTTGCTGTAGACTTTTCAAATCACGAATGACCCTCAGGATGTGGATATGCATTGTATTCTTATTCAGTGGAAGAGACGACAGATAACCAGTTTGGCTGTTGCACTTTCAATAAGagaattaattagaaaaaagctctctctctctctctctctctcaatccccCTCCTCtacttctctcttttctccccTTTCCTATCTTCTTTTGGGGGAAGATAAAAGTTAGATGTAACACACCCGTGCCCCTTCACCGGCCTCTCCACCCCTAGATCCACCACAAGTCGCCTCCATCCAGCACTTCCACGTGCCGCCTTCTCCATCGATGCGGTGAGTCACACACACTTGCCCCCTCTAGTGGTTTCTAGTTTCAAATTCTCCTCCTCCATCAATAAGGCATTCATCGTTAGTCCAACCTTATTTCCGTAGTTTGTTCATGGGTTGCGGCACATATCACAATCAAGGTGGCCCACTTCTTAGTCATTTGGTCAAAGAACTATGAGACCATAATTGTTTCGagcgtatttttttttatgcaataaAATGATTGATTTTGGGGTGCTTATTGGGATCTCCCTCCTGTtgtagttttattttgttttaatgtaaTGGTTtgttgcttaaaaaaaaaaaaaaaaaaaaaaaaaaaaaaagaagaagaagaagaagaagagagaaaagaattaGTAAGTGCAGTACACCCTCTATGCTTTTATTGAAAATGGAAGTTGCAAAACCCTAGCTTCATCTGGTGGCTTGCCGAGGAAACAATGGGGTTGTTTGGCAAACAGAGGGACGGTACATAATAGTGGATGCTGCTgttcatgtttttttaatgttatttttacatttttttttttaataacaatcaatatcaaaacattctcatttttttcatttttgatttcacatcaataattttttattactattctaataaaaaaattcactacagtacaaaacttttttatttttttatacaattttttttttactttatactACGTTATcgttttttactaatttcaaaattaataattactaTTCTGTTTTGTACATGTCTTTACCAAACAAAACCAATATAAGTAGcattttcatttgtatttttcAGTGAGAATAATGGACCACCCAAGACCCTAGcatcaaaagacaaaaaaaatgattgtcgTACAACTTTAAACACAATTCTTGTCTAACTTCACCTAcgtgatagtttttttttttca contains the following coding sequences:
- the LOC133868021 gene encoding hypersensitive-induced response protein 1-like, producing MGQVFCCVQVDQSNVAIRETFGKFDDVLEPGCHCMPWIFGTQIAGHLTLRLQQLDVRCETKTKDNVFVTVVASIQYRAIADKASDAFYKLSNTRGQIQSYVFDVIRASVPKLELDSVFEQKNEIAKAVEQELEKAMSAYGYEIVQTLIVDIEPDEHVKRAMNEINAAARMRVAANEKAEAEKILQIKRAEGDAESKYLAGLGIARQRQAIVDGLRDSVLAFSVNVPGTTSKDVMDMVLVTQYFDTMKEIGASSKSNSVFIPHGPGAVRDVAAQIRDGLLQGNATRD